The Eubacteriaceae bacterium Marseille-Q4139 genome has a window encoding:
- a CDS encoding amidohydrolase: METLYYNGQILTLSTPTPPSHNPEAVLIKDGRIAKVGALEELEAAASSDVKKVDLAGRCLLPAFIDPHSHFVMNAKMALYADLSDCSSFADIIRVLKEYIRKNAVTKDQAVIGFGYDHNFLKEQAQPDKRVLDQVSTEIPILILHVSAHLACANSAALALAGMDENTPDVAGGLIERLPGGREPSGYVEEMGVRLLQGAVAGRVSQDSSRMYDAIQTMYLEHGVTTAQDGATASEDMKTLDWMAENKMLKLDVVAYPQLSTGGAALMEAYGETYRTYRNRVKIGGYKLVLDGSPQGRSAWMTEPYLGGEEGYCGYPWMTDEEVEEHMMRAVSENRQILVHCNGDAAGDQFLNAYEKALEKTKNTNDLRPVMIHCQTVRNDQLDRMAKIGMIASIFIGHVWFWGDIHVKNFGEKRGNHISPARDALDRGVKVNFHQDTPVTKPDMLHSVWCAVNRLSRGGNIIGEDQRISAYEALRAVTIDAAYEYFEEHEKGSIDEGKRADLVILDRSPLEVPPMEIRDIRVLETIKDGETVYTAPQTPQ; encoded by the coding sequence ATGGAAACCCTATACTACAACGGCCAAATCCTCACCCTATCCACCCCAACACCCCCATCCCACAACCCGGAAGCCGTCCTCATAAAAGACGGACGCATCGCCAAAGTCGGCGCCCTGGAGGAACTCGAGGCAGCCGCATCTTCTGATGTCAAAAAAGTCGACCTGGCCGGCCGCTGCCTGCTGCCGGCATTCATAGACCCCCACAGCCATTTCGTCATGAACGCAAAAATGGCGCTGTACGCGGACCTGTCGGACTGCTCATCCTTCGCCGACATCATCCGGGTTCTGAAGGAATACATCCGGAAAAACGCCGTCACGAAAGACCAGGCCGTGATTGGCTTCGGATACGACCACAACTTCTTAAAAGAACAGGCCCAGCCAGACAAGCGCGTCCTCGACCAGGTGAGCACGGAAATCCCGATCCTGATCCTTCATGTCTCGGCCCATCTGGCCTGCGCCAACAGTGCCGCTCTGGCTCTGGCCGGTATGGATGAAAACACCCCGGATGTGGCAGGAGGCCTCATCGAGCGCCTTCCCGGCGGAAGGGAGCCGAGCGGATATGTGGAAGAGATGGGCGTGCGCCTTCTTCAGGGAGCAGTCGCCGGCCGCGTAAGCCAGGACAGCTCCCGCATGTACGATGCGATCCAGACCATGTACCTGGAGCATGGCGTCACAACAGCCCAGGACGGCGCCACCGCTTCGGAAGACATGAAAACCCTGGATTGGATGGCAGAAAATAAGATGTTAAAGCTGGATGTTGTGGCATATCCGCAGCTCAGCACCGGCGGCGCGGCCCTCATGGAAGCGTATGGGGAAACATACAGAACGTACAGAAACCGCGTGAAAATCGGCGGCTACAAGCTGGTGTTAGACGGCTCGCCCCAGGGCCGCTCGGCCTGGATGACAGAGCCGTACCTGGGCGGAGAAGAGGGCTACTGCGGCTATCCGTGGATGACTGACGAGGAAGTGGAAGAGCACATGATGCGTGCCGTTTCGGAGAACCGTCAGATTCTGGTGCACTGCAACGGCGATGCGGCAGGTGACCAGTTCCTGAACGCCTATGAGAAAGCCCTGGAAAAGACAAAAAACACAAACGACCTGCGCCCGGTCATGATCCACTGCCAGACTGTGCGGAACGACCAGCTTGACCGCATGGCAAAAATCGGCATGATTGCGTCAATTTTCATCGGCCACGTCTGGTTCTGGGGCGATATCCATGTGAAAAATTTCGGTGAGAAACGCGGAAACCACATAAGCCCGGCAAGGGATGCCCTGGACCGCGGCGTGAAGGTGAATTTCCACCAGGACACGCCGGTCACAAAGCCGGACATGCTCCATTCCGTCTGGTGCGCCGTAAACCGTTTAAGCCGCGGCGGAAACATTATCGGGGAAGACCAGCGGATTTCTGCCTACGAGGCGCTCAGGGCCGTAACCATTGACGCAGCCTACGAATATTTTGAGGAACACGAAAAAGGCAGCATCGATGAAGGGAAACGCGCCGATCTGGTAATCCTGGATCGCTCCCCGTTGGAAGTCCCGCCCATGGAAATCCGCGATATCCGCGTGCTGGAAACCATAAAGGACGGAGAGACTGTTTACACAGCGCCGCAAACTCCCCAGTAG
- a CDS encoding AAA family ATPase, with the protein MGRLFLKDDRKRKANVNTYSNVEATSVRWLWYPYISYGKLTLLQGDPGEGKSTFIIRVAAALTKGEALPGCCKPDEPVTVIYQCSEDGLSDTVKPRLMEAGADCSRVVYIVEEEIPLTLDDERIEDAIAQTGAKLMIIDPIQAFMGPDADWNNAVKIRHMLRNLSSTAQKYNCAVVMVGHLNKMTGGKNLYRGLGSIDIAAIARSVLMISRDKEEPSKRYMYPIKSSLAPEGRPICFELGENSGFRWIGECEVNIDELLQQNTSSVAKKETAAEYLRALLINNDIQSTVIFEKLDMLGISHRTVQAAKKEMGIQSYRKGNAWYWHLDLEE; encoded by the coding sequence ATGGGGCGACTGTTTTTGAAAGATGATCGGAAGCGAAAGGCGAATGTAAACACTTATTCCAATGTTGAGGCTACGTCTGTTCGCTGGCTGTGGTATCCTTACATCTCATATGGTAAGCTCACACTTCTCCAGGGTGACCCAGGAGAAGGTAAATCGACCTTTATCATCCGAGTTGCAGCAGCATTGACGAAGGGAGAAGCCCTCCCGGGATGCTGCAAACCGGATGAACCGGTTACTGTAATCTATCAATGCTCGGAAGACGGCCTGTCAGATACTGTGAAACCAAGGCTTATGGAAGCAGGGGCGGATTGCAGCCGGGTTGTTTACATTGTTGAAGAGGAAATACCTCTGACATTGGATGACGAAAGAATTGAGGACGCGATTGCACAGACTGGTGCAAAGCTGATGATTATTGATCCGATACAGGCGTTTATGGGGCCGGACGCGGATTGGAATAATGCTGTCAAAATCCGGCATATGTTGAGAAATCTATCGAGTACAGCACAGAAATACAACTGCGCGGTTGTAATGGTAGGGCATTTAAACAAAATGACCGGCGGAAAAAATCTATACCGTGGGCTTGGAAGCATTGATATTGCCGCCATAGCCCGCAGTGTTTTGATGATCTCACGGGACAAGGAAGAACCCTCAAAGAGGTATATGTATCCTATCAAGAGCAGTCTTGCCCCAGAAGGCCGTCCAATCTGTTTTGAACTGGGAGAAAACAGCGGTTTTCGATGGATCGGTGAATGTGAAGTCAATATTGATGAGCTGTTACAGCAAAACACAAGCAGTGTTGCGAAAAAGGAAACGGCAGCAGAATATTTGAGAGCCCTTTTGATAAACAACGATATACAGAGTACAGTGATTTTTGAAAAGCTCGATATGCTGGGAATTTCGCATCGCACAGTCCAGGCGGCAAAAAAAGAGATGGGAATTCAGTCGTACAGAAAAGGGAATGCATGGTATTGGCATCTGGATTTGGAGGAATAA
- the leuS gene encoding leucine--tRNA ligase, with the protein MAQYNHTAIEKKWRENWEKDPINVNDGKKEKYYCLDMFPYPSGSGLHVGHWRGYVISDVWSRYQLLRGKYVIHPMGWDAFGLPAENYAIKMGVHPAKSTAENVKNIKKQIQEIAAIYDWDMEVNTTDPAFYKWTQWIFVQMFKKGLAYEKEFPINWCPSCKTGLANEEVVNGCCERCGTPVTKKNLRQWMLKITAYADRLLNDLDKLDWPEKVKKMQTDWIGKSYGAEVDFPVDGREEKITVYTTRPDTLHGATFMVLAPEHKLAKSLATDETREAVEKYIFDASMKSNVDRLQDKEKTGVFTGSYAVNPLNGKKIPIWLSDYVLADYGTGAIMCVPAHDDRDFEFAKKFDIPIIQVIAKDGKEIENMTEAYTEASGTMINSGDWNGMESAVLKKEAPLMIEEMGIGHKTVNYKLRDWVFSRQRYWGEPIPIIHCPKCGNVPVPEEDLPLTLPEVDSYQPTGTGESPLAAIDSWVNTTCPCCGSPAKRETNTMPQWAGSSWYFLRYVDNKNDKELVSREKADKYLPVDMYIGGVEHAVLHLLYSRFYTKFLYDIGVIDFDEPFKKLFNQGMITGKNGIKMSKSKGNVVSPDDLVRDYGCDALRLYELFVGPPELDAEWDDRGIEGVARFLNRFYNLVMTSKDKDVKETKEMVKLRHKLVYDIETRFNQFSLNTVVSGFMEYNNKLIDLAKTEGGIDKETLKTFVILLSPFAPHLGEELWRDLGGTDSVFHQTWPECDAEAMKDDEIEIAVQVNGKTRAVISVPADISKEDAIAAGKEAVKGKLAGTIIKEIYVPKKIVNIVAK; encoded by the coding sequence ATGGCACAGTACAATCACACTGCCATCGAAAAAAAGTGGCGTGAGAACTGGGAAAAGGACCCGATCAATGTCAATGATGGGAAAAAAGAAAAATATTACTGCCTGGATATGTTCCCGTATCCGTCCGGCAGCGGCCTTCATGTGGGCCACTGGAGAGGTTATGTCATCTCCGACGTCTGGAGCCGCTACCAGCTCCTTCGCGGAAAATACGTGATTCATCCGATGGGCTGGGATGCCTTCGGCCTTCCGGCTGAGAACTACGCCATTAAAATGGGCGTCCATCCGGCAAAATCCACGGCAGAAAACGTGAAGAACATCAAAAAGCAGATCCAGGAGATCGCCGCGATCTACGACTGGGACATGGAAGTCAACACGACGGATCCGGCCTTTTACAAATGGACCCAGTGGATCTTCGTCCAGATGTTCAAAAAAGGCCTGGCCTACGAGAAAGAATTCCCGATCAACTGGTGCCCGTCCTGTAAGACAGGACTTGCCAACGAGGAAGTTGTAAACGGCTGCTGCGAGCGCTGCGGAACGCCGGTTACGAAAAAGAACCTGCGCCAGTGGATGTTAAAAATCACGGCTTATGCAGACCGTCTCTTAAACGACCTGGATAAGCTGGACTGGCCGGAAAAAGTAAAGAAGATGCAGACCGACTGGATCGGAAAATCCTACGGCGCCGAGGTAGATTTCCCGGTGGACGGAAGAGAAGAGAAGATCACGGTTTACACGACGCGTCCCGACACGCTCCACGGCGCCACCTTTATGGTGCTTGCACCGGAGCATAAATTAGCAAAGAGCCTTGCCACCGACGAGACGAGAGAGGCCGTCGAAAAATACATCTTCGACGCTTCCATGAAATCCAACGTCGACCGTCTCCAGGACAAGGAAAAGACCGGCGTCTTCACCGGCTCCTACGCCGTGAACCCGTTAAACGGCAAGAAGATCCCGATCTGGCTGTCCGACTACGTCCTGGCCGACTACGGAACAGGCGCCATCATGTGCGTTCCGGCCCACGACGACCGTGACTTTGAATTCGCAAAGAAATTTGATATCCCGATCATCCAGGTTATCGCCAAGGACGGGAAAGAAATTGAAAACATGACCGAGGCCTACACCGAGGCGAGCGGCACCATGATCAACTCCGGAGACTGGAACGGCATGGAATCCGCTGTCTTAAAGAAGGAAGCGCCGTTAATGATCGAAGAGATGGGCATCGGCCATAAGACCGTAAACTACAAGCTGCGCGACTGGGTATTCTCCCGTCAGCGTTACTGGGGCGAGCCGATCCCGATCATCCACTGCCCGAAGTGCGGCAATGTGCCGGTGCCGGAAGAAGACCTTCCGCTGACCCTTCCGGAGGTGGACAGCTACCAGCCAACGGGAACAGGAGAATCCCCGCTTGCAGCCATCGACTCCTGGGTCAACACCACATGCCCCTGCTGCGGAAGCCCTGCAAAGAGAGAGACCAACACCATGCCTCAGTGGGCCGGTTCCTCCTGGTATTTCTTACGCTACGTGGACAACAAAAACGACAAAGAGCTGGTATCTAGAGAGAAGGCCGATAAGTACCTGCCGGTGGATATGTACATCGGCGGCGTCGAGCACGCAGTGCTTCACCTTCTGTATTCCAGGTTCTATACGAAGTTCTTATATGACATCGGCGTCATCGACTTTGACGAGCCCTTCAAGAAGCTGTTCAACCAGGGCATGATTACAGGAAAGAACGGCATCAAGATGAGCAAGTCCAAAGGAAACGTCGTTTCCCCGGATGATTTGGTGAGGGATTACGGCTGCGACGCCCTGCGCCTCTATGAGCTGTTCGTAGGCCCGCCGGAACTGGATGCCGAGTGGGATGACCGCGGCATCGAGGGCGTTGCCAGGTTCTTGAACCGTTTCTACAACCTGGTGATGACAAGCAAGGACAAAGACGTCAAAGAGACGAAAGAAATGGTGAAGCTGCGTCACAAGCTGGTTTACGACATCGAGACGCGTTTCAACCAGTTCAGCTTAAATACCGTAGTCTCCGGCTTCATGGAGTACAACAACAAGCTGATTGACCTGGCAAAGACCGAAGGCGGCATCGACAAAGAGACCTTAAAGACCTTTGTGATTCTGCTTTCCCCGTTTGCGCCGCATCTGGGCGAAGAGCTCTGGAGAGACCTTGGCGGCACCGACAGCGTCTTCCATCAGACATGGCCGGAGTGCGATGCGGAGGCCATGAAGGACGATGAGATCGAAATCGCCGTCCAGGTAAACGGAAAGACGAGAGCCGTCATCTCCGTGCCGGCCGACATCTCCAAAGAAGATGCGATTGCAGCCGGAAAAGAAGCCGTAAAGGGAAAACTTGCCGGTACCATCATAAAAGAAATCTACGTTCCGAAAAAGATTGTCAACATTGTGGCAAAATAA
- a CDS encoding inorganic phosphate transporter — translation MDLSFLGFLRETLGNPALLVTTIFTLGVIFVNGWTDAPNAIATCVTTRCLSARKAILMSAFFNFLGVFIMTQINSSVASTISNMVDFGDSTQNALIALCAALLSIVVYSVGASYFGIPTSESHSLIAGLSGAAIAIQHGIGGINGAEWVKVLYGLVLSLVLGFLTGWLVCRAITIICREMDRRKTNQVFGYAQIAGAAAMSFMHGAQDGQKFIGVLFLGAAFAHGKNSVSGMEIPIWLMLLCSVVMALGTSVGGEKIIKSVGMDMVKLERYQGFSADVAGAICLLYSSLLGIPVSTTHTKTSAIMGVGAVKRVSAINFGVVKDMMLTWIFTFPGCGLISFIMAKIFMFVF, via the coding sequence ATGGACTTATCATTTCTCGGCTTTCTGAGGGAAACCCTGGGGAATCCGGCCCTTCTCGTTACGACCATCTTCACCCTCGGCGTGATCTTCGTAAACGGATGGACGGACGCCCCCAACGCCATCGCAACCTGCGTGACGACGCGCTGCTTAAGCGCCAGAAAAGCCATCCTCATGAGCGCCTTTTTTAACTTCCTGGGCGTTTTCATCATGACGCAGATCAACAGCTCCGTGGCCTCCACCATCAGCAACATGGTGGACTTCGGAGACAGCACCCAGAATGCATTGATCGCCCTGTGCGCGGCCCTTTTATCCATCGTCGTGTACAGCGTGGGCGCCTCTTACTTCGGCATCCCCACAAGTGAAAGCCACAGCCTCATCGCAGGACTTTCCGGCGCCGCCATAGCGATCCAGCACGGAATCGGCGGCATCAACGGCGCAGAATGGGTGAAAGTGCTTTACGGCCTTGTTTTAAGCCTCGTTCTGGGCTTCTTAACCGGCTGGCTCGTCTGCCGCGCCATCACCATAATTTGCCGGGAGATGGACCGCAGGAAGACGAACCAGGTCTTCGGATACGCCCAGATCGCCGGCGCCGCGGCCATGAGCTTCATGCACGGGGCACAGGACGGCCAGAAATTCATCGGCGTCCTCTTTTTAGGCGCCGCCTTCGCCCACGGGAAGAACTCCGTAAGCGGCATGGAAATCCCCATCTGGCTCATGCTTTTGTGCAGCGTCGTCATGGCTCTGGGAACCAGCGTCGGCGGTGAGAAAATCATCAAATCCGTCGGCATGGATATGGTAAAATTAGAGCGCTATCAGGGCTTTTCCGCCGATGTGGCCGGAGCCATCTGCCTTCTTTATTCCAGCCTTCTCGGCATCCCGGTGTCTACGACCCACACCAAAACCAGCGCCATCATGGGCGTCGGAGCCGTAAAACGCGTCTCCGCCATCAATTTCGGCGTCGTAAAAGACATGATGCTGACCTGGATTTTCACATTCCCGGGCTGCGGCCTGATCAGCTTCATCATGGCGAAAATATTCATGTTCGTTTTTTAA
- a CDS encoding DUF47 family protein — protein sequence MAKKQDDFYFQNFITCAEFSSQAAHLLKDILSDFRPEETKKRLDELHAIEHAADEKKHELNDKLVKAFITPIEREDIASLSQQIDNLTDKIEEVFIRIYINNVSKIRPEALEMLDIVIRCCEEICGLMREFANFRRSKELKDRIIRINSLEEEADRLYIANMRALHSEEKDVLEIIAWREIYSYLEKCADACEHAADVVEGVVMKNS from the coding sequence ATGGCAAAAAAACAGGACGATTTTTATTTCCAGAACTTCATTACCTGCGCGGAATTTTCCAGCCAGGCTGCCCACCTGTTAAAAGATATCCTTTCCGATTTCCGCCCGGAGGAGACGAAAAAACGGCTGGATGAGCTCCATGCCATCGAGCATGCGGCAGACGAGAAAAAGCATGAATTAAACGACAAGCTGGTGAAGGCATTCATCACGCCCATTGAGCGGGAGGACATCGCATCCTTAAGCCAGCAGATCGACAACCTGACCGATAAAATCGAAGAGGTATTCATCCGCATTTACATCAACAACGTGAGCAAAATCCGCCCGGAGGCGCTTGAGATGCTGGATATCGTCATCCGCTGCTGCGAGGAAATCTGCGGCCTGATGAGGGAGTTTGCCAACTTCCGCCGCTCCAAGGAGCTGAAAGACCGGATTATCCGGATCAACTCCCTGGAGGAGGAGGCCGACCGCCTCTACATCGCCAACATGCGTGCCCTGCACAGCGAGGAAAAGGATGTGCTGGAAATCATCGCATGGCGGGAAATTTACAGCTATCTGGAAAAATGCGCCGACGCCTGCGAGCATGCCGCCGATGTGGTGGAGGGCGTTGTGATGAAGAATTCCTAA
- a CDS encoding integrase, translated as MEPNDFRQNGEETAVDQKALELQENFTYDGYQVVRRELFAHLREPSVVIRRDSITFNTACIAGMEDAVYIQILVNPDTKKMVVRKCDENDKDALRWCIAKTDKRKSRKVTSKIFSAKMYELMGWNTACRYKILGHKIVYEDEMLYIFDLLETEIFLDVRKTETQKAGVQAGASKGTENAQKMIMEGIDLTSHGDHPPVSMRERKAYYPADWRDSFGLPVEEHSRTLQIDIKDGYAEFNVFSDHKGDSTPSSGRRADE; from the coding sequence ATGGAACCAAATGACTTTCGGCAGAATGGAGAAGAAACAGCCGTTGATCAGAAAGCATTAGAATTGCAGGAAAACTTTACATATGACGGTTATCAGGTCGTTCGCAGGGAGTTGTTTGCTCATTTAAGGGAACCATCCGTCGTGATCCGGCGGGATAGCATTACATTCAATACGGCTTGTATTGCAGGGATGGAGGATGCCGTATATATCCAAATACTTGTAAATCCAGACACCAAAAAGATGGTTGTTCGTAAATGCGATGAGAATGATAAAGATGCACTCCGCTGGTGCATCGCAAAAACGGATAAGCGAAAAAGCCGTAAGGTGACCAGCAAGATATTCTCCGCAAAAATGTATGAGCTGATGGGATGGAATACTGCTTGCCGGTATAAAATTCTGGGGCACAAAATTGTATATGAAGATGAAATGCTCTACATTTTTGACCTTTTGGAGACCGAGATTTTTTTGGATGTGCGAAAAACAGAAACACAAAAAGCAGGTGTACAGGCGGGGGCCTCTAAAGGAACGGAAAATGCACAAAAAATGATTATGGAAGGCATTGATCTGACTTCTCATGGTGATCATCCCCCGGTCTCTATGCGTGAAAGAAAGGCATATTATCCGGCTGACTGGCGTGATTCTTTTGGCCTACCGGTGGAGGAACATAGCCGGACACTGCAAATTGATATAAAAGATGGATATGCGGAATTCAATGTGTTTTCCGATCATAAAGGGGATAGTACGCCCTCTTCCGGGAGGCGAGCAGATGAGTAG
- a CDS encoding recombinase family protein translates to MNEQERRSTNKEEQKRKIRARYKGINRDELEFIPAKQKEKLFEDTTTKRVAAYCRVSTDDAKQTSSYELQRNHYEDMIKEHIGWELVGIYADEGISGTSLQHRDDFNRMMEDCRAGKIDLIVTKSVSRFARNIVDCIAKQRELANLPSPVGVYFETEHIYSLDGTSEMMMAVLAAAAQEESHTKSEIMNISIEQRFSRGIFLVPELLGYDKDEDGNLVINEEEAETVKLCYYLFLNGFPSAEIAEILEELGRKTKLGRTKWTSGSVAAVLKNERHCGDVLSRKTYTPNYLDHKVKKNRHDRNQYKQSNHHEGIVSHEIFEAAQKLLAVHKYRKCGYPLPELRVVDGGALRGYVSVNRTWTGFTGEDYKKASESAYSDLGQVPSAKTEHSGYKTHFDLSGYQIARAQFFSTRQDPAMTISANRLTFNTACLKKFENVAYVELLFNSIEKCIAIRPCSAESVNAIRWGTVKEGRWTVLPKSCAGFATPLYNFMGWNDQYRYRFRGEYHKQDDEQILFFDLVQPEVIATVSKQEITAASSDFEDQKCLEDRTDLPDESAEIEKSAGNKDKRVTRIMYPCAWADSFGDDAERDNFLVLQRIPYYGAWDILRPARTVDGLQILNNHVLEDLMDEAKYMIEKMRCTG, encoded by the coding sequence ATGAATGAGCAGGAGCGGCGTTCCACCAATAAAGAAGAACAAAAGAGAAAAATCCGGGCGCGGTATAAAGGCATCAATCGTGATGAGCTTGAATTTATCCCCGCCAAACAAAAAGAAAAGCTCTTTGAAGATACAACAACAAAGAGGGTCGCCGCGTATTGCCGTGTTTCAACGGATGATGCAAAACAAACTTCTTCCTATGAATTACAGAGAAACCATTACGAGGATATGATTAAAGAGCATATCGGCTGGGAACTGGTTGGAATCTATGCAGATGAGGGAATCTCCGGTACATCCCTTCAGCATCGAGATGATTTTAACCGGATGATGGAGGATTGCCGTGCCGGGAAGATTGATTTGATCGTGACAAAAAGCGTCTCTCGTTTTGCGAGAAATATTGTCGACTGCATTGCCAAGCAGCGTGAGCTGGCAAATTTACCATCCCCAGTCGGCGTCTATTTTGAAACTGAACATATCTATTCCCTGGATGGAACCAGCGAGATGATGATGGCGGTTCTTGCAGCGGCTGCACAGGAAGAATCCCATACAAAGAGTGAGATTATGAACATCTCCATAGAGCAGCGGTTTTCACGAGGAATATTCCTTGTGCCGGAATTGCTGGGCTATGATAAGGACGAGGATGGAAATCTAGTCATCAACGAAGAAGAAGCCGAAACGGTAAAACTTTGTTACTACCTGTTCCTTAATGGATTCCCCAGCGCGGAGATTGCGGAAATTCTTGAGGAACTGGGGCGCAAGACAAAGTTGGGCAGGACTAAGTGGACAAGCGGCAGCGTAGCGGCGGTCCTTAAAAATGAACGCCATTGCGGTGATGTGCTGAGCCGCAAAACTTATACCCCCAATTACCTGGATCATAAAGTAAAGAAGAACCGGCATGATCGAAATCAGTATAAGCAAAGCAATCATCACGAAGGAATTGTCAGCCATGAAATCTTTGAGGCGGCGCAAAAACTGCTGGCAGTCCATAAATATAGGAAATGCGGGTATCCGCTGCCTGAATTAAGAGTGGTGGATGGTGGCGCACTACGGGGTTATGTCTCGGTAAACCGCACCTGGACTGGATTTACAGGGGAGGATTATAAAAAGGCATCGGAAAGTGCTTATAGCGATCTCGGACAGGTTCCTTCGGCAAAGACGGAACATTCCGGGTACAAAACCCATTTCGATCTGTCAGGGTATCAGATTGCGAGGGCGCAGTTCTTTTCTACCAGGCAAGATCCCGCAATGACGATTTCTGCAAATCGGCTTACTTTCAATACGGCTTGCTTGAAAAAGTTTGAAAACGTAGCGTATGTCGAACTGCTTTTTAACTCCATCGAAAAGTGCATTGCCATACGGCCTTGTTCAGCAGAATCTGTCAATGCGATACGCTGGGGGACTGTGAAAGAGGGAAGATGGACCGTTCTGCCCAAAAGCTGCGCTGGATTTGCAACGCCGCTTTACAACTTTATGGGCTGGAATGACCAATACCGCTATCGTTTCCGCGGCGAATATCACAAACAGGATGATGAACAGATTCTATTTTTTGATCTGGTACAGCCAGAGGTAATTGCAACTGTGTCGAAACAGGAAATCACCGCTGCTTCTTCAGATTTTGAAGATCAAAAGTGTTTGGAAGATAGAACCGATTTGCCAGATGAAAGCGCAGAAATCGAAAAAAGTGCAGGGAACAAGGATAAACGTGTGACAAGGATTATGTATCCTTGCGCATGGGCGGACTCTTTTGGGGACGATGCAGAAAGAGACAACTTCCTTGTGCTGCAAAGGATACCATATTATGGGGCCTGGGATATTCTGCGCCCGGCACGGACAGTTGATGGACTTCAAATACTAAATAACCATGTACTTGAGGATTTGATGGATGAAGCAAAATATATGATTGAGAAAATGAGGTGTACTGGATAA